ATTCCTTGTTACAACGAAGTCGGCACCATTCGCACAATCGTGGACCGAGTGCGCTCGGCCCCTGTAACGCACAAGGAAATCATCATCGTCGATGACTGCTCGATTGATGGCACCCGCGACATTCTCCGTATCGAAATCGCCTCACTCGTCGACCGCATCATCTATCACGATGTCAACCAAGGGAAGGGTGCGGCCTTGCGCACTGGTTTCGCCGCCGCCACCGGCGATGTGGTAATTGTCCAAGACGCCGATCTCGAATACGATCCCAACGAATACCCGCGGCTGCTCGCACCCATCGAAAGCGGCCGGGCCGACGTGGTTTTCGGCTCCCGGTTTTCCGGCGGCGACGCCCACCGCGTCGTTTATTTCTGGCACATGGTAGGCAACAAGCTCCTCACGCTGCTTTCCAACATGTTCACCAACCTCAATCTCACCGACATGGAAACCTGCTATAAGGTTTTCAAGCGCGACGTGATCCAGAAGATCGAGATTAAGGAGAACCGCTTTGGCTTTGAACCCGAGATCACCGCCAAGGTGGCCAAACTCGACATAGTCATCTACGAGGTCGGCATTAGCTACTACGGACGCACTTACAAAGAGGGAAAGAAGATCGGCTGGCGCGATGGCTTTCGCGCCTTATATGCAATCATTAAATACAACATGTTTCGATGATTCACGCTGCGTGGACCCGGCTGCCTTTCATGGAAATTTATCGCCTGCATCTGATCATCCCAAGCAAACAATCGGTCCGCCAACACGCACACACATGACGGATGCCCAAATGAACATCGGCTTCGAGCTTACAGCTGCAGGGCAAATTACTTGGGCCTCGTTTCCATGAAATCGCTGTCCGACTAACTCCGATCCGATGACCGCTCCCCCTATTGTTCCAGCTTGCGCCAACGGATCGGCTTCTTCGGTAAAAATCGTTTTGATCGCCAGCGCCGTCCTTATTTTGGGGCTGCTTTGGACATGGATCAACTATTGCGCATTTCCCAGCCTGTCATGGAACGAATGCCGCCTCACCCCCAGCTTCATGGTTGCTGCCGGCGCAAACACATATCCCGCTCCCAACGAAGGTCCTGTCACCACTTGGATCTACGGCCCGGTTCCTCTGCTACTGCAACTGCCGGCTACTTTCGCGCCCAGCGCCCTCTCCGCGCTGCTCATCGCAGGTGCGCTCAATCTGTTGTATGTGCTAGCTCCGATCTGGTTTGTAATACGTGCACTCGGCAGGGATGAAATCTTAACGACTCAACTCACAGCCTTGGGCCTAGCACTGGCAGCGTGGCCTTCGGCCAGCCTTTCGTTTATTCAAGCGGACAATCAAGCCGTCTCGCTAGGACTGCTTTCCCTAGTTATATTACATCCGGCGAATGCCAGCAAAGATGGCCGACGCCTCTGGCTGGCAGCTGGAGCCGCAACACTTTCCTTATGGTGCAAGCCCACTGAACTAGGCCCCGTCCTTGCACAGTTAATATGGATAAGCTGCCATCAACGGCTCTCCGGACTGATCGCCCACATCGGGAGGTGCCTCGCCACCGGCGCCGCTGCCGGCGTGGTCTTCCTCTTAGCGTTCGGTGCTCCCGGACTGATTTACAACATGTTTGTGATCCCATCCCGAATCCCCTTTGAAAACATCTGGAGCAAGGCTACCCATCCCTTGTATTTTTCTTCTACGATTATGTGCGTCTTTGTGCCCCTGCTTATTTTGGGACTCGTCGGTAAAAAAGTCTTTAATACGGAGCGTCCGCTTTTTTTATACAGCCTGGCTTTTCTTGTTTCCCTGCCATTCAATCTACTCGGTTTCGCAACGGTGGGCGGAAACATAAACTCTCTCCACGGATATCTTTATCTGATTCCAATTACCGCTATCTGGCTGGCACGAACGCTTGGGCGCTCAATCAATATCCCTTCTTGGGGCGTGTTGATGGCAAGCCTCATTATCTTTGGATTTCAAATAGTATTGCTCGGGAATTTTTCCATTAAGCCGCAAACTGAATTACCAAAGCAAGGCGAGGCAATTGCCGCCCAGCTTGAGGGTCTGGTCTATTTCCCGTGGAATCCGTTGATCACCTATTTCACGGATAAAACATTTTACCACGCAGACGATGGCCTGGCCACACGCTCCCTCATCGGATCACCAGTGATCGGAACGGCGTTGAGCACACATCTGCCGCCCCGCCTCTGCGTGGTCGCCTATCCTCGTTTTTTGGTCAAAGGTTTTTACCGTTCTTATTGCCTTCCGTCTTACGCTAAAGAAGACCTCTTTGGGCTCTGGACGTTGTTTTCATGGCCGCCTCCCGCCGACGTCCATTCAACACCATGAAGCCTCTTCCAACAATTGCCTTGGTCATCCCAGTGTTCAATGAAGTGCCTGTCCTACCAGAGCTTTTCCAACGCTTGGAAGCCCTTTTCACTTCCACGCACGACATCAACTGGCTCGTGGTTTTCATCAACGACGGCAGCCGCGACCATACGCGAGACCTTGTCGCGGCCCAAATCGCCCGGGATTCTCGTTTCAGACTCGTGGATTTCTCCCGTAATTTCGGCCATCAGGCCGCTCTTACAGCCGGACTGGCCAGCATCGCCGAGGCCGACGCCGCCATCACCATGGATGCCGACCTGCAGGATCCACCTGAGCTTATTCCGGAGATGATTGCCGCTTGGAGAGCCGGCGCCGAGGTCGTGCTCGCCGTGCGCAGGTCGCGCCAAGAAACAGGATTTCGCCGGATAGGCTTTGATTTCTTCCACAAGGTCTTCAGCCACCTCATAGACTTCCCCATTGAGGCCAACACCGGCACTTTCGGCCTTCTTGGTCGCAACGCAGTCAATGCATTCAACCAATTGTCTGAAAAGCACCGGTTTTTCCCAGGCCTGCGGAGTTGGATAGGCTTTCGCCATGCCGAGATTTTGTATGATCGTAACGAGCGTGCCGCTGGCACGCCCGCCGTCACACTGCGCAAACTTGTGCGCTACGCATTGGACGGCATTTTCAGTTTTTCCCACCTTCCGTTGAGGGTGCTGACCTATGCGGGTATCTTGATCGCGGGTCTGGGTTTTGCCGTGGGATCGTTTTTTGTCGTCCGTCGTATTCTGGGTATCGAGGTTGCCCAGACCGGGTTCACAACCTTGGTCACCCTGGTCCTCTTTTTAGGTGGAGTTCAGCTCATCGGCATTGGTGTGCTGGGCGAGTATCTCGGACGTATTTATGACGAGGTAAAACGCCGCCCTCACTATATCGTAAAAAGCAGGATCGGTTTTGATTAAGAAACTCCTAATCCTTATCGCGTGCGCCGTAATTGGCGTGACTCTTGTCCGAGCTGGACACCTTTTTCTATTTAGCCTTTTCATGGTCTATGACGATGAAGGATACGTCCTCATCTCGCTGCGGGATTTCGGCACGCATGGATCGCTCTACAATCAGGTTTATTCACAATATGGCCCGGCGTTTTACCTGATCTACGACACACTGCATCGACTGTTGGGATTCGCATGGAACAATACGACCGGACGCTGGATCACTCTGTTTAACTGGACTTGCACCGCGTTTTTTTGCGCATTGTTAGTGCGACGTGCGCGCGGGTCATGGCCTGCCGTTTTTTGCGTTTTTTCAGGAGCCTTTAGTTTTCTATGGATCATGGCCCGGGAGCCCATGCATCCCGGCAGCACTATCGCGCTTATTGTCGCCGCCACAGCCTGGCTTGGCTGGGAAATGCTGCGCACGGGCCGCATTAACGGATTCGGTATCGTAACCGGTGTCGCCGGGGCACTTCTCGCGCTGATAAAAATCAACGTCGGTGTTTTTCTGATCCTCAGCTCTGTATTCTGGCTGATACTTAGCTTACCTGCGGACCGAGGGCGTCAGCATCACATACTTCTAGGTGCATTGGGATTGTTACTGCCCATGATCCTTATGCAAAGCCGGATTGCCGATGGGTGGGTGCAAACTTTTGCGGCAGTGTCCGGACTATCCATTGCCGGAGCCATCTTGGCCGTTACATCAACCGCGCAACGTCAACCGGCCGGACTCGCGGCATGGGGCTGGCTTGTAGGTGCCGGCATTACGGTGGTTGTGACGGCTACCGGTCTGCTGTTGCCGCGCGACACGAATCTAACCGAACTTTGGCACGGGGTCATCGTGGCCCCGCTGAAACATCCCGGGGTGTATGCTTTCTCCCCCACTTGGTTCCCCGGAACAATTTGGACGGCGATCGGAGCAGTCGGACTGCTGTTAATCATCTGTCGCCTTCCTCATGATCACCGAATCACCCAGTCGGTCGCGTGGATCAAGATTCTGGCGACAATTGCATATGTCTTTTTTATTTTAAGAGACTTGGTAGTGGCACCGAGTCCTTTGGCTTTCAATTATGGACTGCCACTAGCCGGTCTATTTGCATGGCCGCTTGATCGAGAAAAACGCGATGCGCAGCCTGCGAATCAGGCGCGAGCATGGCTTGCGCTGCTTCTGGTTTTCCAAAGTTTACACGCTTTTCCCGTGGCAGGCAGTCAGTTGACTTGGGGGGTTTTTCTTTGGATCCCACTAATGGCCCTTGGATTTGAAGAAGCCGTAAATAATGTCTCACTGAGGCTTCCTTCGAAAATTGGGGGCCGGGCACAAGCCGCCCTGTTGGTCTGCATGATCGCCCTTTCCGCTTATTTGACCCTCAGTTTCGTAAAGCTGGGGGATTTCGCCCGAGATGGAGGCGAGGCTTTGGAGCAGCCCGGAGCCGAGCAAATCTACATGCCCGCCAACTACAGTTCGGCCCTGCGCATCATCTCTGAAAATGCCCGGGTGCACGGCGACATGCTTTTTAGTCTTCCTGGTTCCTATAGCTTCAATTTGTGGTCGGGACTAGAAACCCCTACGATGACCAACGCCACCCATTGGTTTTCACTTCTCACCGAAAAGCAGCAGATCGAGATAATCGGGAGACTTGAGGCGGCCAAACGTCCAATCTTGGTGGTCCAACAAATGATCTTATCAGATTTAATCCAATCAGGTTTTCGTCCACATGGGCTGCTGATGGATTATCTACGAAATCATTTTCGCCGATGCTTTACGATTGAGGGCACTTCGTTCTGGGTGCGCAAAGGAAGGTCCATCGCGCCAGTTTCGACTGCTACAGTATCAACCTCGGCGGATACCGTCAATTTGGCTCTTATATTGGCTCCACATGAAGGCAAGAAGGTGTCTCGAGCCGAACTATGGATCATCGTGGAAAAACCGCAACGAAAGCTAACCCTCGATGCTTCACAAACAAAAGTGACCGTTACTCCACTCAATGTCGACGGCACCGTGTCCGGCCCCACCCATGCGGTAGATTGGCCTTGGACCAATAACCAAATCGCACGGATCACGCTCACTTTTAGCACTCCTTCAAAACTTCCGCCAGATCACATGCTCGAAGTCATTCTGTATGCCGATAACGGTCAAAGGCTGGCTTCCGCCCGCATCATACCTGATAGCGGTGCGGAACTCGCCACGGGAAATCGAGTAACACCTTAGCGTCGACGTGCGACGAGCACAAGGCTTACGCCAAATGGAAAAGGTATCTTGACCATCGCCAGCTCTACAAATACCCGCTTAAGCATCCCGTTCAACCAGCTCGGCGGCAACCGGTCCTCCGAACGCGGCCGGTCCTCCCGCAAAGGAAACCTGCGGCGCCATTTGCGCACCAGCCAGACAGCCGGATAAACTACAATATTGGTGTAGTTCACCTGCAAGACCTCCCACTTGGAATCATCAAAAAGCGTTCTGAGCTGCGCACGATGATAACGCCGGTAATGATGCAAAGCCTCATCCCAATCACTCCATAGAGCCATGCTTGCGGGCACCGTGATCACCACAATGCCATCTTTCTTAAGCAGGCGATGAAAGCCGCTCACCACCGCTGCATCGTCAGGCACATGCTCCAGCACATCGAGAGCAGTCACATAATCGAGCGACTCATCAGGCAGCGGCACACGATCGCCGGCAAGACTCAAAATCTGCTCTGAGCCGAACCGCGTTTTAAGAATGCGCAAAGCCTCCTCATGATCATCCAGCACCATGACCCTGCAGATGCCCTGCATCTCTTGGGCAAAAAGACCTGTTCCCGCTCCACAATCAAGCAGCAGGTCCTCGCGCCGCGGAGGACGGGCGCGGCTGATCCACCGGCGCACCATTTCTCGTTTACCAGCATAATACCAGTGAGTGGGCTCGATGCGTTCTAAGTTTGCGTATTCTTCGGCGTTCATGGGAACGGTTCGTGGATTGACGAGAGTCCAAGCAACACAAAGCTCTGTCCACGTTATTGTCGCCCGCCGCATGCCTCTTCCGAGCCGCTCCGCTTTTATCACCGCCTGTGTCGCCATGCTGCTGGCGTTCCACTTCTGGCTGGGTGTAAGCGCTACGTTTGAGAAATGTGTGACCAACGATGAAACCGCCCACCTCACCGCTGGATATAGCTATTGGAAGTTTAACGACTACCGGCTTCAGCCCGAAAACGGCAACCTTCCGCAGCGTTGGGCCGCACTTCCCCTTTTATTTCAAAAACCCCGACTGAAACCCGCTGACCGCCCGCTTTGGTGGGAAGTCTCCGACGTTTGGATGATCAGTAACGCGTTTTTTTTTAAATCAGGAAACAACACCGACTTCATGTTGGCATCCGCCCGCGCGATGATGATGCTCTGGAGCGTCGCCACGGGTCTGCTCGTATTTATTTGGGGCCGACGCTTATGGGGAGATGCAGGTGGCTTACTGGGATTGGCCCTTTATGTGTTTTCAGCTACCACGCTGGCACATGGGCCACTCGTCACCTCTGACATGACGGTAACATTTTTCCTGCTGGCCGCAGTAGGTGCTTATTGGCGTCACATGGAGCATATGAACGCCGGGTCCGTCTGCCTCAGCCTAGTAGTTACTGGTATTGCCGCAGTGGCCAAGTTCTCTTTCCTGATACTATTACCTGTCTACGGGATACTGATTCTCTGGCGACTGGCTGAATCTACTCCGATTAGCATCGCATGGGGCCGAAAAGTTTGGCTTGCCCAAACACTTAAGTCTCGAGCTGGTTATATTTTAGTATCGGTCATACTTCACGCAAGCACCGCTTGGTTTGTCATATGGATGTCATTTGGGTTTCGGTTTGACGCATGTGGATCCACAGTTCCCTCGCTTACTCAATATTACATGTCCTGGGATATGGTAATGCCAACCCATGGGTTCTGGCATGTGCTCATAAGCGTTTCACGCAATTGCCATCTATTGCCCGACGCCTACCTCCAAGGATTTTCCTATGTTTTACATGCCTCACAAGAACGCAGTGCCTTCTTAAATGGAGAATACAGTAATACAGGATGGGTCTCTTTTTTCCCGTTCACATTTCTTGTCAAAACTCCGCCTGCCGAGCTACTCGCGATAGTTCTCACTGGTTGTGCCATCATTGCGCACTGGCGGGCGAAATGTTTATCACTCGCCAATGTCCGGCGCGTCGCCCCCCTACTGGTTTTATTCGTTGTTTACTGGGCATTCTCTTTGACCAGTAATTTAAATATTGGTCATCGCCACATTTTACCGGTCTACCCAGCGCTGTTTATCATCTGTGGACTGCTGGTGCGTCCGGCTGCATCTGCAGTTATAAAATGGCTAGCGGGAACCATCATAGTCATTGCAGCCATAACCGCCTTCAACAGCTACCCCAACTATTTATCCTATTTCAACTTTATTTGCGGCGGCCCCACCCAAGGATATAAGCACTTAGTAGACAGCTCACTAGACTGGGGCCAAGACTTGCCCGGCTTGCAACTCTGGTTACAAGCCCATCGCAAACAAGACGAGAATGTTTATCTATCCTACTGCGGAATGGGAAATCCGCGCTATGAGGGGATCCAAGCCGACACACTCTCGCCGTTTTATGATAATCACCAGCAGAAAAATTGGATTGAACTACAGCCTGGCCTATACTGCATCAGCGCAACGCTACTTCAAGACACTTACAGTCCATGGCGCGGGGCTTGGACATTGCAACACGAGCAGTCCTATCAGATGATGCTTCACCGCATCCGACCAGAAATTGCTGCCGGCAAACGCTCCTCCTTAATCACACAATATGGAGACAGTGATGCACAAGCAGTCTGGGCTCTGGACCGTCTTCGCTTTGCCCGACTTACCACTTATCTCCGCCTACGTAAGCCGGATGCGATGGTTAACTACAGCATTTTGGTCTATAAGTTGAGCCAGGATGAAGTATACACCGCAGTTGACGGATCGCTCAGTTCCTTAGCTCACATGATTGAAGATACGGTTAACTCGCCCAAGCCCTGACCAAGCTCAGGGCAAATTTTTCAGCCATAGCACCAAGGAATTCGGATCAGCGGTATCCATAGTCTTCACAGTCGTTGTCGTGGTTGCTAAAGACTTGGCCTTGGCATCCTTTTTATCCTGCTCAAGCCGAGTTGCAACCCATGCTTTAAATATCGGTTCATCCACAGATAGCACACGGCTTAAACGCACAAGATAAATCGGCGAAAATGCCTTTTCTTCAATAAGTTCCAATTTTACTCCTGGTCCTAGATCATCAGAAACCGAGACAAAACGATTGCCAGTCTTTATATCGAGACCTGCGCGCTGCACCACCAAGACTTCATCAAAACTGTGTCGCTTGAAATGAAAAATAAATTCATCGGGGCGATTAAGTAATAACGCCGGGTTTACACAGGACTTACGATAAAGAAACCACTGAAGACCAGAATTGTTATCAATCGCCAAAGCTGTCTTTTCACCCAAACCGCGAACATACCCCGCAATCCAATTCGTAGTCCGTGCAGCGAAATTTTCCTGAGTGAATCGATGCATGGCCGATGAAGGCACCGTGAAGCAAATTATATACAACCCCGCAATACTAGCCAAAACACGCCAACGACCGGGATTGCCCACCAACTTTGGAAGCACAAAAATGACACAAAAAATCAACAACAATTGAGTAGGCAAACTCAACCTTCGAATAATCGGGTCATCCCAATGCCCCCAAAAATAACATAGCATAATCCCCGTATGCACTATGAGAGTAAGAACAAACAAACAGGCTACCGCTTTCTCCGGCTCACGAATGAACACCTGAAGATGTTCTTTATAGAGCATCAAAACAAAAAACCCAACAGCAGGCAAACCAACCAAACCAAGCAACCATGAACTCGGTTGAGTTCCATCGAAACTAAAAAAGAAATTCATCGCATGCCCAATATTATTATAAAAATAACGTAAGGCGAAAGGGGTCGTCGCACCCGCAACATCTGCCATTTGCCAGCTACCTTCCGAAAGGTCGAAGACCTTGTGCTGCAAAGGATAAATTATCAATAGAAGCGGAGCCGCCAATAATGGCCAAGGTATATTAACCCGCCCCCCCTTCCACCATAGATAAAGAATAGATACCGCCACCGGAAGCAAGAAAAGCACTGATTCATAGCGCGTTTGAGACAACAGCACTCCGGAAAGGGCAAACGCACATAATCGGTCGTCATCGTCAGGCCGTTCCGCATACCGAAGTCCAAGCCAAAATGTAACCGTAATCATTGCAATATTTAGAAGCTCGAAGCCCCCACCTACTGCATTCTGAGCGACCAATGGAATACCGCATAAAAGCAACACTGCACCTACGCCGGCCCATGGACCACCCAGCCGTCGGGCTAACAAAAACAAGAACGAAATCAAAACAAGTGAAACAAAAGCATTAAGAGCAAAAACATTCCCTACACGATACCCAGTAAAATCATGAACCAACGAAAGCAATAAAGGAAAAAATAGTGGACGCTTGTCCACAAAAACCTGCATTGGTATGAAATTACCCGCGTATTCATATCCGCGTAGCACCACCGCAGCCTCCCGCTCAAAATGCATTTGCATCGCCGTCGAACTCAACACGACCTCGTCTGCTACGATCTTAAATTCATGCCGCTCGTGCAAATGCAGAAAAATCGTTGCGGAGATGATCAAAAGTAACACCCCTCCCATTTTCCTCCAGAGCAGAACCGACAATCGGACATCGCGGAGGCTCCGAACCAGATAATAGAGGAAAAGTGCGAATGCCCCGAGAATTGACCAATAACCGTAATATCTCACCAATTCGACTGCCTTGGCCGGAGAAAAACTAAAAACACCCAAGATCGCTGAAAAAATGCATAATAAAATCAGCAGAACAAGACGATGTGACATCATATAAGAGAACCGTCCATAACTTATCCGGACGATGAATGATCAAAAGTTGAAATAATTGGCGCAAATGAAATTTATTTGCGAATCTTAATCAAATTATTAAAAACAAATAGACCGACCGACTAGATTGAGAATCAACAATTCAAAACGCTACCAAATACCTCAATTGAACACAGAGTCTATTGACCCTCATTTATTTTCCACCAGCTGCAAAACAAAACATTAATAATTATCAAAAAAAAAGCCGTCTGTATATAACAGACGGCCGAAAATAAGATTATACCAGCTTATTGGGAGTAGGTGACTGTGCGGGCTCCAGCAATGCTGTAAACTGTGATCGTAACACCTTGGGTGTAAGCAGCGGGATAGGCTTCATTAGCCACAGTATTTAGTGCTTTAATGTAGTTAGAGGAACCCACCAAATTTGCGATAGCTGCAGTGGAAGTGCCGTTTTCGAGGAAATATTGGTCGGCAGCAGCACCCAGCTGGCGCATATTATTCGCAACAGCTTTATCTTGCGAGGAGGCGCGAACCTTCTGGAAGGCAGGGATGGCCATGGCGGCGAGGAGGCCGATGATGACGACCACGATCATGATTTCGACGAGGGTGAAACCCTTGTTGGAGCGAATATTTTTCATATGAATCCTAGGATGTATGTTAAGGCTCAAAAGCGAGCAGTTCCAAAATGCATAGACTAGGCCAACTTACTCGCAAGGCGGAATTGGTTAGCTTTTTGTAAAACGAACTCGTTAAAAGCAAACCGATTACTTCGCCTTCTTCTTGGCTACCGGCTTTTTGGCAACGGTAACCGTCTTCTTTTTAGCCGGTGCCTTCTTCACCGAGACCTTGGTCTTGGACGCCGTCTTCTTAACCACAGCTTTCTTCTTAACCGCCTTTTTTGCAGCAGGCTTATCAACTTTGGGTTGGGCGACCAAGGCAGCCACATTCAGGACTTCAGCATCCTTCCAGAGCTTCTCGAGCGCGTAGTTGGCACGCTGCTCAGGCGTAAAGAGGTGCGTCATGATCTGGTAGGCGTCCACTACGGTCCAGCCGCTGCCATACGTGCCCACTTCCATGCCCGCGATCGGATGTTTTACCTCATCCAGCACGCGCTCAACCTCGATGCGCAAGGCGCGCAGATGCGGTTCGGAGTTACCCGTGGCCAGCACGATGTAGTCGGTGATCGTGGACTTCGCGCTCACCTTGAGCACGCGCAGATCACCGACCTTTTTTTCATCAAGGGCGCGGACCAGCTGCTTGAGCAATAGAAACGTGGAATCAGACGGAAGCGTGTTCGACATGTTAGATAGAACGATAGAGGCCGGTTTTCTCGATATACTCAACCGTCTTGTGAGGAATCAAAAAATCCACCGGTAATCCGGTCGCGATGCGTTCGCGCACCTCGGTGGAACTGACTTCCAGCAAATGCCCTTGGCACCACCTCAAACGCAGTCCCGCAATATCCGTGCGTTCGGATTTAGGCCAGCCCGGCCGCGCCAAAACGATGAACTCAACCAGCTTCACCAATTCTCCAATCTCACGCCACAAGTGCAGCCGCTCCAGTTGATCCGCTCCGATCACCCAGGCGAGTTCATCATCGGGAAACTGGGTGCGCAGGTATCTCACCGTATCAATCGTGTAGCTGATCCCGCCTTTGCGAATCTCGTGATCTGAAATTTCAAAACGCGCATCGGTTGAAACCGCCGCGTGCAACATGGTCAGCCGTGCATCCGCGGAAGCCCTCACGGCGCCCGGTTTTAAGGGCGCCTGAGCCGCCGGCACGAAAACCAACCGATCAAGCCCGCCGTGCTCATAAGCATCCTGTGCCGCGACCAAATGGCCGAAGTGCACTGGATCGAAACTGCCCCCCATAAAACCAATCTTCATCGCCCGCCAAACAATCCATCCAAGCCGAACGCCGCAAGGCCGCGCTTCCGGCCACTGCTCTGCTCACCGACAATTCCCATCGTATTGGTTAGTGAGCGGAAAAACTTTTTCCCTACTCCGCTGAAAACCGTCGCGCCAGCGTTTGCGTTTCCTGCAAACTCAGCCTCCCCTTTTTCAACAGCATGAGCTTCGACTTCGACACCGTTCCGCAGCGCCTCGGCACTGACTCGCAAAAGTGGCAGAAATACGCCGACAAAGACATTCTCCCGCTTTGGGTGGCTGACATGGATTTCCGCTCATCACCGGCGATCATCGCGGCCCTGCACGAACGCGTGGAGCACGGCATCTTTGGCTACGCCCGCCCCGTCGCCTCCACCGTGAGCGCCGTTACCGATGCCCTCTCCTCACGTTACGGCTGGACCATTGATCCCTCGTGGATCGTCTGGCTGCCCGGTCTCGTCTGCGGACTTAATGTCACCTCGCAGGCGTTTGCCCAACTGGGAGAGGAAGTCCTGTGCCTCACGCCGGTCTATCCGCCGTTTATGACCGCTCCTAAAAACAGCGGCCGAGTCTCCATCACCGTGCCGTTCGCCTTGAACTCATCGATCTCCCCCGCCCGCTGGGACATCGATTGGGATGCGCTTGAGAGCGCCGTAACACCCAAAACCAAACTCTTCTTCCTGTGCAATCCGCACAACCCCCTCGCCCGTGTCTGGCGCCGCGCCGAACTCGTGCGTCTCGGGGAATTCTGCGTGCGTCATGACCTGATTCTCTGCTCCGACGAGATCCACTGCGACCTCATCCTCGACGCATCGCTTCCGCACATTCCCACGGCGACTCTTTCGCCTGAAATCGCCGCCCGCAGCGTCACCCTGATGGCACCCAGCAAGACCTACAACGTCCCGGGCCTAGGCACTTCGTTCGCCGTCATCCCCGATGCCGCACTGCGTGCACGCTTCGTGCGCGCGACCGCAGGCATCGTGGCCGAAGTGACCACGCTCGGCTTTGCCGCGTGTGAAGCCGCCTACCGTGATAGCGAAGAATGGCGTCAGGATCTTCTGGCCTATCTACGCGGCAATCGCGACTTCCTCATCGATTTCCTTGCTCGCGAACTTCCCGGCCTGCACATCGCCGCACCCGTCGAAGCAACTTATCTAGCTTGGATCAACATCGAGTCGCTTAAGCTGACCGATCCCATCGCGCACTTTGAACAGCACGGTGTCGGCCTCAGTGAATGCGCTTTCTTCGGCGCAAAACGTGGCAGCCACGTGCGCATCAACTTCGGTTGTCCGCGCGCAACCCTGACCGAGGCGCTGAAACGCATGAAAGCCGCCGTCGACGCTCTCCGTTAATCGAGGATCCGCTTCCGCCATGCCGGATCGGGCAACGGCGTGGGGTGATAACGCCCGAATATCCGGTAACGCGTTCGCGCGATGATTTTGTAAACCACGTCGCGTAAGGAAGCCGGCACGACGCTCAATACTCCCGCCAGTTTTCCATAAAAACCACCC
This portion of the Rariglobus hedericola genome encodes:
- a CDS encoding prepilin-type N-terminal cleavage/methylation domain-containing protein; the protein is MKNIRSNKGFTLVEIMIVVVIIGLLAAMAIPAFQKVRASSQDKAVANNMRQLGAAADQYFLENGTSTAAIANLVGSSNYIKALNTVANEAYPAAYTQGVTITVYSIAGARTVTYSQ
- the nadD gene encoding nicotinate-nucleotide adenylyltransferase; this encodes MKIGFMGGSFDPVHFGHLVAAQDAYEHGGLDRLVFVPAAQAPLKPGAVRASADARLTMLHAAVSTDARFEISDHEIRKGGISYTIDTVRYLRTQFPDDELAWVIGADQLERLHLWREIGELVKLVEFIVLARPGWPKSERTDIAGLRLRWCQGHLLEVSSTEVRERIATGLPVDFLIPHKTVEYIEKTGLYRSI
- a CDS encoding MalY/PatB family protein produces the protein MSFDFDTVPQRLGTDSQKWQKYADKDILPLWVADMDFRSSPAIIAALHERVEHGIFGYARPVASTVSAVTDALSSRYGWTIDPSWIVWLPGLVCGLNVTSQAFAQLGEEVLCLTPVYPPFMTAPKNSGRVSITVPFALNSSISPARWDIDWDALESAVTPKTKLFFLCNPHNPLARVWRRAELVRLGEFCVRHDLILCSDEIHCDLILDASLPHIPTATLSPEIAARSVTLMAPSKTYNVPGLGTSFAVIPDAALRARFVRATAGIVAEVTTLGFAACEAAYRDSEEWRQDLLAYLRGNRDFLIDFLARELPGLHIAAPVEATYLAWINIESLKLTDPIAHFEQHGVGLSECAFFGAKRGSHVRINFGCPRATLTEALKRMKAAVDALR
- the rsfS gene encoding ribosome silencing factor, translating into MSNTLPSDSTFLLLKQLVRALDEKKVGDLRVLKVSAKSTITDYIVLATGNSEPHLRALRIEVERVLDEVKHPIAGMEVGTYGSGWTVVDAYQIMTHLFTPEQRANYALEKLWKDAEVLNVAALVAQPKVDKPAAKKAVKKKAVVKKTASKTKVSVKKAPAKKKTVTVAKKPVAKKKAK